From the Aquirufa lenticrescens genome, the window CCATTCGTATTCAAGCCGAAAGATCTCAAAACCGAGAGCATTCGGTGCCATTATACTTGACTTCTAGCTTCACATTTGAGGATGCGGAACAGGGGAGAGCAATATTCGCGGACGAAATGGCGGGTAATATCTATTCACGTTATATGAATCCCAATGTGGATGAGTTCGTAGAAAAGATGAATATGCTGGAGAATGCAGAAGATGGAATTGCCTTTTCTACGGGAATGGCAGCGATTTTTGCATCGATGGCTGGTCTTTTAAAAGCGGGCGATCACGTGGTTGCGTCCAATGCTTTGTTTGGTTCTTGCATTCAGATTTTGACAAAGATTACCGCGAAATGGGGTATCGAATGCACCTTTGTTCCGGGTGCAGATATTAATGCTTGGAAAGCGGCCATTAAGCCTAATACGAAATTTTTATTTTGTGAATCCCCTTCTAATCCAGGTTTAGAGCTGATTGATTTGAAAGAATTAGCAGCTTTGAAAGAAGGAAAAGAATTGATTTTAGCCGTCGACAACTGTTTTGCGACGCCTATCTTACAAACTCCATTGGATCTAGGAGCTGATTTAGTGATTCACTCAGCGACGAAATATATTGACGGCCAAGGTCGTGTGTTAGGTGGCGTTATCTGTGGAAAGAAAGTATATATCGACGAGATTCGCTTCTTTGCGCGCCATACGGGTCCTTCCATGTCTCCATTCAATGCTTGGGTGTTGTCTAAGAGTTTGGAATTATTGGATTTAAGATTGCAGAAGCATTCTGAAAATGCGATGGCCTTAGCGGAAGCCTTGGAAGGACATAAAGCCTTGAATAATGTCAAATACCCTTATTTAAAATCACATCCGCAATATGAATTAGCGAAACGCCAGATGAAGTACGGCGGAGGAATTCTTACAATTGATGTAAAAGGTGGATTTGAAAAGGTGGTGACCTTAAGTAAGCTATTAAAAATCGCTTCCATCTCACCTAATTTAGGAGATACACGGACGATTATCACGCACCCAGCTTCTACAACGCATTCTAAATTACCAGCGGAAGAGAAAGCGGCTTTAGGCATTACGGATGGTTTAGTTCGCGTGGCCGTAGGATTAGAGTCTATTGAGGACTTAAAAGCAGATTTCTTACAAGCCCTTAATCAAATAAGCTAATGTGGATCGCTCTGATCGTTTGTTTGCTTTTGTTGACCGTAAATGTCGTGATAGGCGTTTATGTGGAGCGGAAGTTATCTGCTTTTATGCAGGATCGATTAGGGCCCATGGAAGTGGGAAAATGGGGTTTGCTCCAAGTTTTTGCGGATCTATTGAAGTTATTCCAAAAGGAGGATATCGTCCCTGAAAATGCCCAAAAACGTTTGTTTCTCTTTGCACCATGGATTATTTTCTTGTCCGTTTTTGGCGCTTTTGCGGTCATTCCGTTGAGTTCTGGTACTTTCTTGCAAGGCAGTCAAACCGAGATGGGATTGATGCTCTTGATGGGTATTGTTTCTTTAGATAGTTTAGGGATTTTATTAGCGGGTTGGACTTCAAATAATAAGTATTCTTTATTAGGTGCGATTCGTTCTGCGGCGCAATTGGTTTCGTATGAGATTCCGTTGGGATTAACCATTTTGTGTGTGGTTTTGATTTCTGGCTCCTTGAATTTACAGGACATTTCTTTGCAACAAGGAATATTTGCAGCAGAACCTCAATACCTGTTTGGTTTAAAAGGATTGGGTATTGATGTGACACAAGCTGGCGGTTTCTTAAGCTGGAATGTGGTGCGGATGCCTTTGTTTTTCTTCTTATTCATCATTTATTTCATTGCCTCATTAGCAGAAGCGAATCGGGCGCCATTTGATATTCCAGAAGCTGAATCAGAATTAGTAGGCGGTTTTCATACCGAATATGCCGGAATGCGCTGGGCTTTGTTATTCTTGTCAGAGTATGGAATGATGCTTTTGGTGAGCGTATTGGGAGTTATTTTATTCTGGGGATCTTGGTATTCTCCCTTCCCTAATTTCGGAACTGTTCGTTTAGCGGATTGGACGAATGGTAAGCCAGGAACGATTTATGCTACCCTGATTGGTTTTGTTTGGTTAATGTTGAAAGCCTATATTTTGATTGCTCTTCAAATGTGGATTCGTTGGACCTTACCTCGTCTAAGGGTTGATCAATTAATGTATTTGTGTTGGAAAGTCCTGACCCCCTTTGCCCTGATTTTCGTCGCAATATCTGCGCTTTGGTCGCTACTCATGTAAGGAATCTCCTTTATTTTTTGTTTATTTACAGAATTGCGTCTGTTAACCTATATTCTATGATCAAACTCTTATCCAGAGTCCTTTGCCTTGGACTTCTATTTGTCCTTTCGCATCAAAGCATTGCACAAACTACCTCGCTTCCGGCCATTTTCGGTAAAGTAATCGATGCCTCTACAGGCGAGCCATTAAAAGGAGCCGATATTTCAGTCGATTTTAAAAAGTCAGGCGTAACTACGGATACCTCAGGAAACTTCAAAGTGCACGTTCCCTATGGGGAATGGGTGATCAAAGTGAGTTATGTAGGTTATAATCCCTACCGAACTAAAATTTACGTGAAAGCGAATACAGAGTTAAACGTTGAGTTAAATAACGTGACAAAGCAATTAGAGGAGGTTATTGTCTCGAGTGCTGCGACGAAGCGAGATATTCAGACACCTTCTTTGGGAGTAACCGTATTAAGTTTAAAAGGAATTAAGAAGTTACCTACCATGATGGGTGAGGTGGATGTGATACGCAGTTTACAATCATTACCTGGGGTTTCTTCCGTAGGTGAGGGCGCGAATGGCTTGAATATTCGGGGTTCGAATGTGGACCAAAACCTAATTTACATCGATGATACTCCTATATTTAACCCTACCCACATGTTTGGTTTGTTCTCGGTCTTTGCGTCAGACGCGATTCGGGATTTAGAATTGTATAAAGGCGGGGTTCCGTCTCGTTTTGGAGGTCGTACCGCTTCGGTTTTGGACATTAAAATGATCGAACCGAATACAGATAAGTTCAAAATGCAAGGCGGTATCGGCTTAGTTTCAAACCGGGTAATGGCTGAAATTCCCATCATTAAGGAAAAATTATCTGTTTTAGTGGCAGGACGTCTTTCTGTTAACGACTTTATGTTTAAATGGTTTGCCCCTGATTATTTAAAAAACCTACGTGCGAATTTCTCTGATGTAGCGACGAAGATCTATTATCGTCCTAATACAAAGAATACGATTTCATTATCTACCTATTTAAGCCACGATTACTACCGAGTAGACTCCTTGTTCAGTATTGAAAACGTAGTGGCGAAGCAAACTTCCTTTAATTATGGTCACAAGAATGTAGCTTTACATTGGAATCACTACTTCTCACCTAAGTTAAATATGATGGTGAGTGGATCCCTAACGGATTACTCAACCAAGACTTTTGCACCAGATACGGTGAATACGATTGACTTAAACTCATCGATCTTATATCGCAATATGACGGCTAGTTTCGATTACCAGCCGCGCGAAAATCACAAAATGAATTTTGGTATTACGGGAACTCGCTATGATATCGACCCAGGTAATTTGAATGAGGGAGTTGTTTCCAGGGTTGCGACCGTTAAATTACCTTTAGAGCAGTCTTATGAATTAGGTGTATTTGCGGATGATGAATGGACAATTAGTCCGAAATTTACGGTGCAAGCTGGTCTACGCTATTCTCAATATTACCGAATGGGAGCAGGGACAATTAATGAATATGTTCCTGGACAAGTTCCCTCGTTGAATTCAATTGTAAAGAAAACAAATTATGCTGATGGAGAGGTAATGGCCTCGTATGGTGGTTTGGAGCCTCGTTTGACGATGAAATACTCGTTAGCGGAGAATACCACGATGAAATTTGGCTATAATCGCCAGCAGCAATTTTTCCAATTATTATCGAATAACACTACGCCTTTGCCTACTTCACGTTGGAAGACAGCAGATACATTTATAAAGCCACAACAGAGTAATTTTCTGTCTTTAGGTTTATTTAAAACTTTCAATGAAAATGTCTACGAGGCTTCTATTGAGACCTATTATCGAGACGTGAGAAATACATTGGATTTCGTTTCTGGAGCTAATCTTCAGTTGAATCCCAATATTGAGACCCAATTGATTACGGGTAAAAGCAAGGCCTATGGGATGGAATTAATGATGCAGAAGAAAAAAGGGGAAGTATCTGGTTGGGTATCTTATACGTATGCTAGAGCCTTTAATCAAATGATCGGAGATTATCCTGAAGTGCAGGCAATCAATGGGGGAGAGTGGTTTGCGACAAATTACGACAAGCCACACACATTCAATATGATGTTGAATATTCAACCCACAACGCACCATAGTTTCTCCTTTACGTTAGCATACAATACGGGACGTCCTTTTTCGTCTCCATCTGGATCGTATGAAATTGGTGGAAAGAAATTTCCCGTGTTTGCAGAACGCAATAATGACCGCGTAAGAGATTACCATCGCTTAGATTTCTCTTGGACGATCAATAATCCATCCATGAAAAAGCAACGCTGGGAAGGTAGCTGGGTATTTACGATCTATAATTTATATGGTCGTCAAAACCCTTACTCCGTCTTCTTCAAATCAACTAAGAATGGGTTGAGAGCTTATGAATTAAGCGTTTTCGCCTCTCCATTTATCTCGTTAACCTACAATTTCAAATTCTTGTAATATGTCTTTATCTCCTAAAAATATACTTTTTTACCTGTTTCTGCTTGGCGTAGTGACATGGGCCTGCGTGAATCCTATTAAGGATTTTGTCCAAATCGATGCAACTTCATTTACTACCATTGAAGCGGATATATCGGACGATCCTGAATTGAGTAAGGTGCGTTTAACGAGTTCTTCGAATCGCTTAACCTCCCAATTAGCGTATCCTATTTCGAAAGCAGTGGTAACTGTCACAGATCAAAGTGGAACTAAAACGAGCTTCACAGAAGGCATACCAGTAGGTACTTATTATCCACCGAAAGGTTTTGTAGGAAAAGTAGGGTCTACTTATACGTTGAATGTAAAGATGTTAACAGGCCAAACGTATGAAAGTACGGCCGAAACGATGAAGGCAGTACCTGAAATAGAAAATGCCATCACTCGTTTCGAAACGTTTGAGCAATATGATAAAGTAGACGTGCGTCGTGCTGGATTTACCGTTTATTTGGATTTTAAGGATATGCCTTCAGAGGGAGATTTTTACCTTTGGAACTGGAAGCATTACGAGAAAATTGGTTTCTGTGCAACTTGTACGGATGGTGGGAAATATGATTTCAAAAAGTTGGATTGTGTCCAACCTAAATTCCCAACGGATGCCATTTTGAATTATATGTGTGATGGAAATTGCTGGGATATTACCACTAATAATGATTTGAATGTATTCTCTGATGTATTAACAAATGGACAGCGTGTGGTAGGACGTCAAGTGGCTCGTATTCCTTTCGATAATTGGACGCCTTATTATTTCCGTTTAGAGCAACGTTCAATCACTAAAAATGCATTTGCATTTTATCAATCCTTGATCTCGCAAGTACAGTCTTCAGGATCCCTATTTGATGTGCCGGCAGAGACTCGTTTCAGCTTAAATATTAAGTCTGTCACTAAGCCTACTGAACGTGTTTTAGGAATATTTAATGTCTTTTCTGTACGTAAGAAGATCTTTATTATTGACCGCAGAAAGGATATTCCTGTAGGAGAATTACCTATCATATCCATCATTCCAGGTGATACCTATGCTTGTCCTCCTGGATCTGTAGGTTGCCAAGATAAGGCGCCTTGCATAGAATCTACCACTAGAACAAAAATTACTCCCGAAGGTTGGGTATTCTAGTTTTTTAGGCACAAATTTGTGCTTTAATTAGAACTATGATCGGTGTTTTATTAGTGAATCTGGGAACTCCAGATGATCCAGGTACCCCTAGTGTACGTAAGTACTTACGGGAGTTTTTGATGGATGGTCGTGTCATTGACATACCGTATCCATTCCGCTACTTATTAGTGAATGGTATCATTGCTCCCTTTAGAGCACCTCAGTCTGCTAAAATCTATAAGGAGTTATGGGAAGAACGTGGTTCTCCCTTGAAGTTTTATGGAGAAGACGTTTGTGCGTCTTTAGCGGAAACCCTAGGTGAGGGCTATATGGTTCGCTTAGCCATGCGTTATCAAAGCCCAGATTTGAAGTCGGTCATGTCAGAAATGCAGGCAGCTAGTCTGAAGAAATTAATTGTTATTCCTTTCTTCCCACAATACGCTTCAGCTACCACAGGTTCCGTCTATGAGCGTGTAATGGAAATTATGTCAGATTGGCAAATTATGCCATCTCTTTCGATGGTAAGCTATTTTTACCAGCATCCGATTTTTGCCAAATATTTTGCAGACAAAGCCGCAAACTACCAAAAGGATGTCGACTTTGATTACTATTTATTCTCCTACCACGGTGTTCCAGAACGCCATATCCGTAAAGGAGATATCACGAAGAATACCTGTGTTTTTGGCACTTGCTGCGAAACCATCACAGAGAAGAACCATACTTGTTACCGGGCACAATGCCATGAGACAACTCGTTTAATTGCGAAGGAGATGGGGTTAAAACCAGGAACTTTTGGCACTGCCTTCCAAAGCCGTTTAGGCCGAGACCCCTGGTTACAACCTTACACAGATGAAACGATTAAAACGCTTGTAAAAGAAGGTAAGAAGAAGATATTAGCCTTCTCTCCAGCTTTCGTAGCGGATTGTCTAGAAACCACGATTGAAGTGGGTGAGGAGTACAAAGAATTATTCGAAGAAGCGGGTGGCGAGCACTGGCAACTAGTAGAGAGTTTGAATAATTCGCCGGAATATGTGGCACTTTTAGAGGACCTTGTAAAGAACTCATAAGATGGTAGCCCTACTTTTAACTATTGTTTTTTCAGTTTTATTATTGGTGAATTTTCGCGTGCATGCGAAGTATAATATCGATACGAGAATCGCCATTTTGTTGAACTATCCTGTTTGTTTTCTAACCGGCTATTTTCATCAAATGGATGCGATTCCTTTCCACTGGCCCTCTACAGGGTATTCATTGGGTATTTTAGGCATTGGAGTTGGTTTCGTGATTACATTCTTATTATCTGGTTATTCAACCGTGAAAAATGGAATGGCGCCCACTTCTTTAGCGAACAATATCTCCTTAGTGATTCCGGTAATGGTGAATCTCTTTATTTGGAAGACGGGTGGAGAATTGACTTTATCTGTAGTTGCGGGCCTTCTGTTGTCGTTTGCAGCCATTTATTTCTGCAGTCCATCTGGTGTAGGTTCTGTCCAAAAGCCAGTTATTGGGGCTTTGGTTGCCGTCTTTGTGGCCTATGGGATCACGAATACAGCTTTTAATTATTTGAATGCAGCGATCGTACAGCAAGTGGGAGGTAGTATTTCCTTTACCTTGATGTTATTACTTGGCTCGATGGCTACTTCTGCGATTGTCTTGGTCTATTGGTCAATCACTGGTGGGGTTACTTGGTCTCTAAGATCTGTTTTAGCAGCTATTCCTTTAGGTCTTCCGAATTTCTTCTCCTTCTATTTCTTACTAAAAGCCTTAGATGCGTACCAACAAAATGGTGCGGTGGTATTGACTATCTATAATCTAGGGGTTATTTTATTAAGTGCAGTGACCGCGTTAGTTTTCTTCAAAGAAAAGTTGACGAACAAGCAGTGGGTGGGTATTGGGTTGGGGTGCGCTGGTATTGCGTTGATTATATTGTAATACACGAGAATTGTGCTGCGCAATAATTCTCTTTTGTATTACAATATAATCAACTCTAATTTCTTCCAGAAGCTTTTAGTTTATGAAATAGTTCACACATCGTTGCGAAGCAACATCCATCTTTGTTTTTTGTGCTCTGTGCTTTTCCTTCGGACTAAGCCGTAGGCGACTCACTGACTAAATTGCGAAGCTATGACTAGGCAAACGTTTTAAAATTGCTCCGCAATTATAAAACGTTTGCGGTCTGCTCCTTAATCTTCTCCAGCTCGTCTTTCATATTCACGACTAATCGCTGAATGGTGGAATCGTTTGCCTTTGAGCCGATGGTATTGATCTCACGGCCAATTTCTTGGGCCATAAAGTTGAGTTTTTTTCCGTTGCCTTCTTCTAGAATTTCAATGAAGTAATCTAGGTGAGTCGCTAGGCGTACTTTTTCTTCGGAGATATCAAATTTCTCGATGTAATAAACGACCTCTTGTTCGAAGCGATTTTTATCAAAATCTTCTTTCAAGCCAAGTTCCAAAAGGGCATTTCGCATCCGCTCACGGATACCTGGCATTCTGATTTTATCTTGTTCTAGCACTTGCGCTAGTCCTGATTTGATTGAAGCGATGTATTCACGGAATTTGTCTTCCACGACTTTCCCCTCCCGGGCACGGAACTCCTTGCATTCTTTTACTGCTTCTTGGACGGCTTCAAAAACTACTTTCCAAAGTGCTTCGATTTCCTCTTCGTTGTCTTGCGAATGATCCGGAGAGTTCAAACTGGGCATCGACATAGCCTGTAAATACAAGGCATTTTCGTCAATGTTCGAGATGCCTAATTCAGAGGCGAAGCGCTTTAATTCTGTGAAATAGGTGGCTATTTGACCTTGAGGAAGGATGCTTTGTTCAACGTTCTCGTTGTTTTTTTGAATGTGCAGATTCAGCTCCATTTTACCGCGTTCTAATTGCTGCGTAAGGTAATTGCGGATGTCGATTTCTTTGGCTGAAAGCGATTTAGGAACACGGCAAAAGATATCCGTAAACTTCGAGTTTAGACTTTTAACTTCGACACGGATTTGCAGGTCTTGGAGTTCTTTTTGGGATTTTCCAAAGCCCGTCATGGAGTAGATCATATGGTTTCTTTTTTGGCCTTAGCCGCTTGATAAAAAGCAAATGCAATAAACAATAGCATCGCAATGGAAGCCCCTAAGTCAATTTTATTTCCCGTAATCACTGAAAAGGGAGCAAACTTAAATTCAATCGTATGTTTCCCAGCAGGAATCGCTAAGCCACGCAATACATAATCCGCCTGTACGTGATTGGTTTCTTTTCCATCGATATAGGCTTTCCAGTCTTTGTTTCCACGGTAATAGATTTCCGAGAACACCGCAAAGGCCGCTTGTTTTGAATCAGATGTATAGGTCAAATGATTAGGCTTATATTCTGTTAATTGAATACTGCCATCTGTTTTGAACTCCTTTGTAGGAACGAATGCTGCATCTTTTTGTTCTACCAACGCAATCGATCGAGGATCGATTTTGCTGATTCCATTCAATGCTTCATCCGCTGTAGGAACTACGTTTACCGACG encodes:
- a CDS encoding DMT family transporter codes for the protein MVALLLTIVFSVLLLVNFRVHAKYNIDTRIAILLNYPVCFLTGYFHQMDAIPFHWPSTGYSLGILGIGVGFVITFLLSGYSTVKNGMAPTSLANNISLVIPVMVNLFIWKTGGELTLSVVAGLLLSFAAIYFCSPSGVGSVQKPVIGALVAVFVAYGITNTAFNYLNAAIVQQVGGSISFTLMLLLGSMATSAIVLVYWSITGGVTWSLRSVLAAIPLGLPNFFSFYFLLKALDAYQQNGAVVLTIYNLGVILLSAVTALVFFKEKLTNKQWVGIGLGCAGIALIIL
- a CDS encoding YicC/YloC family endoribonuclease, which produces MIYSMTGFGKSQKELQDLQIRVEVKSLNSKFTDIFCRVPKSLSAKEIDIRNYLTQQLERGKMELNLHIQKNNENVEQSILPQGQIATYFTELKRFASELGISNIDENALYLQAMSMPSLNSPDHSQDNEEEIEALWKVVFEAVQEAVKECKEFRAREGKVVEDKFREYIASIKSGLAQVLEQDKIRMPGIRERMRNALLELGLKEDFDKNRFEQEVVYYIEKFDISEEKVRLATHLDYFIEILEEGNGKKLNFMAQEIGREINTIGSKANDSTIQRLVVNMKDELEKIKEQTANVL
- a CDS encoding complex I subunit 1/NuoH family protein, whose translation is MWIALIVCLLLLTVNVVIGVYVERKLSAFMQDRLGPMEVGKWGLLQVFADLLKLFQKEDIVPENAQKRLFLFAPWIIFLSVFGAFAVIPLSSGTFLQGSQTEMGLMLLMGIVSLDSLGILLAGWTSNNKYSLLGAIRSAAQLVSYEIPLGLTILCVVLISGSLNLQDISLQQGIFAAEPQYLFGLKGLGIDVTQAGGFLSWNVVRMPLFFFLFIIYFIASLAEANRAPFDIPEAESELVGGFHTEYAGMRWALLFLSEYGMMLLVSVLGVILFWGSWYSPFPNFGTVRLADWTNGKPGTIYATLIGFVWLMLKAYILIALQMWIRWTLPRLRVDQLMYLCWKVLTPFALIFVAISALWSLLM
- a CDS encoding DUF4249 domain-containing protein; the encoded protein is MSLSPKNILFYLFLLGVVTWACVNPIKDFVQIDATSFTTIEADISDDPELSKVRLTSSSNRLTSQLAYPISKAVVTVTDQSGTKTSFTEGIPVGTYYPPKGFVGKVGSTYTLNVKMLTGQTYESTAETMKAVPEIENAITRFETFEQYDKVDVRRAGFTVYLDFKDMPSEGDFYLWNWKHYEKIGFCATCTDGGKYDFKKLDCVQPKFPTDAILNYMCDGNCWDITTNNDLNVFSDVLTNGQRVVGRQVARIPFDNWTPYYFRLEQRSITKNAFAFYQSLISQVQSSGSLFDVPAETRFSLNIKSVTKPTERVLGIFNVFSVRKKIFIIDRRKDIPVGELPIISIIPGDTYACPPGSVGCQDKAPCIESTTRTKITPEGWVF
- the hemH gene encoding ferrochelatase; this translates as MIGVLLVNLGTPDDPGTPSVRKYLREFLMDGRVIDIPYPFRYLLVNGIIAPFRAPQSAKIYKELWEERGSPLKFYGEDVCASLAETLGEGYMVRLAMRYQSPDLKSVMSEMQAASLKKLIVIPFFPQYASATTGSVYERVMEIMSDWQIMPSLSMVSYFYQHPIFAKYFADKAANYQKDVDFDYYLFSYHGVPERHIRKGDITKNTCVFGTCCETITEKNHTCYRAQCHETTRLIAKEMGLKPGTFGTAFQSRLGRDPWLQPYTDETIKTLVKEGKKKILAFSPAFVADCLETTIEVGEEYKELFEEAGGEHWQLVESLNNSPEYVALLEDLVKNS
- a CDS encoding trans-sulfuration enzyme family protein, encoding MQKQTKAIRIQAERSQNREHSVPLYLTSSFTFEDAEQGRAIFADEMAGNIYSRYMNPNVDEFVEKMNMLENAEDGIAFSTGMAAIFASMAGLLKAGDHVVASNALFGSCIQILTKITAKWGIECTFVPGADINAWKAAIKPNTKFLFCESPSNPGLELIDLKELAALKEGKELILAVDNCFATPILQTPLDLGADLVIHSATKYIDGQGRVLGGVICGKKVYIDEIRFFARHTGPSMSPFNAWVLSKSLELLDLRLQKHSENAMALAEALEGHKALNNVKYPYLKSHPQYELAKRQMKYGGGILTIDVKGGFEKVVTLSKLLKIASISPNLGDTRTIITHPASTTHSKLPAEEKAALGITDGLVRVAVGLESIEDLKADFLQALNQIS
- a CDS encoding TonB-dependent receptor yields the protein MIKLLSRVLCLGLLFVLSHQSIAQTTSLPAIFGKVIDASTGEPLKGADISVDFKKSGVTTDTSGNFKVHVPYGEWVIKVSYVGYNPYRTKIYVKANTELNVELNNVTKQLEEVIVSSAATKRDIQTPSLGVTVLSLKGIKKLPTMMGEVDVIRSLQSLPGVSSVGEGANGLNIRGSNVDQNLIYIDDTPIFNPTHMFGLFSVFASDAIRDLELYKGGVPSRFGGRTASVLDIKMIEPNTDKFKMQGGIGLVSNRVMAEIPIIKEKLSVLVAGRLSVNDFMFKWFAPDYLKNLRANFSDVATKIYYRPNTKNTISLSTYLSHDYYRVDSLFSIENVVAKQTSFNYGHKNVALHWNHYFSPKLNMMVSGSLTDYSTKTFAPDTVNTIDLNSSILYRNMTASFDYQPRENHKMNFGITGTRYDIDPGNLNEGVVSRVATVKLPLEQSYELGVFADDEWTISPKFTVQAGLRYSQYYRMGAGTINEYVPGQVPSLNSIVKKTNYADGEVMASYGGLEPRLTMKYSLAENTTMKFGYNRQQQFFQLLSNNTTPLPTSRWKTADTFIKPQQSNFLSLGLFKTFNENVYEASIETYYRDVRNTLDFVSGANLQLNPNIETQLITGKSKAYGMELMMQKKKGEVSGWVSYTYARAFNQMIGDYPEVQAINGGEWFATNYDKPHTFNMMLNIQPTTHHSFSFTLAYNTGRPFSSPSGSYEIGGKKFPVFAERNNDRVRDYHRLDFSWTINNPSMKKQRWEGSWVFTIYNLYGRQNPYSVFFKSTKNGLRAYELSVFASPFISLTYNFKFL